One part of the Mytilus trossulus isolate FHL-02 chromosome 11, PNRI_Mtr1.1.1.hap1, whole genome shotgun sequence genome encodes these proteins:
- the LOC134690862 gene encoding zinc finger protein 706-like, producing the protein MARGQQKIQSQMKNAEKQAKLKKMAGTDTKKAAAAALTHKCTVCMSMMPDPKTYKQHFESKHPKVALPANLVDVVA; encoded by the exons ATGGCTCGTGGTCAACAAAAAATCCAGTCTCAGATGAAAAATGCTGAAAAGCAGGCTAAGTTGAAGAAGATGGCTGGAACTGACACAAAGAAAGCTGCTGCAGCTGCTTTAACACATAAATGTACTGTGTGTAtg tctatGATGCCTGATCCtaaaacatacaaacaacattttgaaaGTAAACATCCTAAGGTAGCACTACCAGCAAACTTGGTAGATGTTGTAGCTTAA